A single window of Desulfobotulus mexicanus DNA harbors:
- the hemL gene encoding glutamate-1-semialdehyde 2,1-aminomutase — MRMERSQELFQRAETCIPGGVNSPVRACRSVGAAPLFIERAQGAWLYDADGNALIDYVGSWGPMILGHRHPVVEDAIRRVLERGVSFGAPVDLEVALAEKVISLVPSVEMIRMVNSGTEATMSVLRLARGFTGRNVLVKFDGCYHGHGDSFLVDAGSGVATLNIPGSPGVPEEVTRHTLSLPYNDMDAFRQLMAERGAEVAAVIVEPVAGNMGFVRPEEGFLALLREETQKHGALLIFDEVMTGFRVALGGAQGLFGIKPDLSTFGKIIGGGLPVGAYGGRRDIMEHVAPMGPVYQAGTLSGNPLAMAAGLATLEEISRPGFYENLEEKTLKLVEGLAAAAKDAHIPVCCDSIGSMFGMFFTKGPVRNFADAKTSDLMRFNAYYAGMREKCIYLAPSQFEAGFVSMVHGSAEIEATIQAARSVMKTL; from the coding sequence ATGCGGATGGAAAGATCACAGGAGTTGTTTCAGCGAGCCGAAACCTGCATCCCCGGTGGCGTGAACAGCCCGGTCCGGGCATGTCGTTCCGTGGGGGCTGCCCCCCTTTTTATTGAAAGGGCGCAGGGCGCATGGCTCTATGATGCCGATGGTAATGCTCTGATTGATTATGTGGGCTCCTGGGGCCCTATGATACTGGGACACCGTCATCCTGTGGTGGAAGATGCCATCCGCAGGGTGCTGGAGCGGGGTGTTAGTTTTGGTGCGCCCGTGGATCTGGAAGTGGCCCTTGCGGAAAAGGTTATCTCCCTTGTGCCTTCCGTGGAAATGATCCGTATGGTGAATTCCGGTACTGAGGCCACCATGAGTGTTTTGCGCCTTGCAAGGGGCTTTACGGGAAGAAATGTGCTGGTGAAGTTTGATGGCTGTTATCATGGCCATGGAGACAGTTTTCTTGTGGATGCCGGCTCCGGTGTGGCTACCCTGAATATACCTGGTAGCCCGGGGGTTCCCGAGGAAGTGACCCGCCACACCCTTTCTCTGCCCTACAATGATATGGATGCCTTCCGTCAGCTCATGGCAGAGCGCGGTGCTGAGGTGGCTGCGGTAATTGTGGAGCCTGTGGCTGGCAACATGGGTTTTGTAAGACCTGAGGAAGGTTTTCTTGCCCTCTTGAGGGAAGAAACCCAAAAACATGGTGCCCTTCTGATTTTCGATGAGGTGATGACGGGCTTTCGTGTGGCCTTGGGTGGTGCTCAGGGACTCTTTGGTATTAAACCGGATCTTTCCACCTTTGGAAAGATCATTGGCGGTGGTCTTCCCGTGGGAGCCTATGGCGGACGCAGGGATATCATGGAGCATGTGGCTCCCATGGGTCCTGTGTATCAGGCGGGAACCCTTTCCGGCAATCCACTGGCCATGGCCGCAGGCCTTGCCACCTTGGAAGAAATCAGCAGACCCGGTTTCTATGAAAACCTTGAAGAGAAAACCTTAAAACTTGTGGAAGGTCTTGCTGCGGCTGCAAAGGATGCCCATATTCCCGTGTGCTGCGATTCCATAGGTTCCATGTTCGGGATGTTTTTTACCAAAGGGCCTGTGCGCAATTTTGCCGATGCCAAGACCTCGGATCTGATGCGCTTTAATGCCTATTATGCTGGGATGCGGGAAAAATGCATTTACCTTGCTCCTTCCCAGTTTGAAGCGGGTTTTGTTTCCATGGTCCATGGAAGCGCAGAAATTGAGGCTACCATTCAGGCGGCCAGATCCGTAATGAAAACCCTGTGA
- the mpl gene encoding UDP-N-acetylmuramate:L-alanyl-gamma-D-glutamyl-meso-diaminopimelate ligase: MLSPENNRIPEKIHHIHLIAICGTAMGALAALLQEAGFRVTGSDQNVYPPMSSFLSEKKIGVSAGFDPGRILGDRPDLVVVGNAVRRENPEALALAESGICYCSLPQALNHFLVGSRKAIVITGTHGKTTTSALMAWVLEKAGLSPGFMIGGILKDFSANFRMGHGPFVVLEGDEYDTAFFDKGSKFLHFTPHRAILTGIEFDHADIFEDLLAVEKTFTAFVKGLAPDALLVSCKDSSSAEKVLAQSGLGPDRIRRFGRGPSGPGWSVGDLEIASPVERFSIFRDGEFFSRMETILPGEHNRMNILAVAAVAESLGIDGKTLASAVASFTGVKRRQEIRGTEGGIMLVDDFAHHPTAVRETLKALRPHAAGRLIAVFEPRTNTSMRRVFQQAYAESFGDADLVCIREIPCPEKVDEKERFSAESLVQDLRLKGLCAQSFDDASGIVDFLAGEARPGDLVLVMSNGGFENIHSRLLEAFSKR; the protein is encoded by the coding sequence ATGCTGAGCCCTGAAAACAACAGAATTCCTGAAAAAATCCATCACATCCATCTCATTGCCATCTGCGGTACAGCCATGGGGGCACTGGCAGCCCTGCTTCAGGAAGCAGGCTTTCGGGTGACGGGGTCGGATCAGAATGTGTATCCGCCCATGAGCAGCTTTCTTTCAGAGAAGAAAATCGGGGTTTCAGCGGGTTTTGATCCGGGTCGAATTCTTGGAGACAGGCCGGATCTTGTGGTTGTGGGCAATGCCGTACGCAGGGAGAATCCCGAAGCTCTGGCTCTGGCGGAAAGCGGCATTTGCTACTGCTCCCTTCCCCAGGCCCTTAATCATTTTCTGGTGGGCAGCAGAAAGGCCATCGTGATTACGGGCACCCATGGCAAGACCACCACCAGCGCCCTGATGGCATGGGTGCTGGAAAAGGCAGGTCTTTCTCCGGGTTTCATGATCGGTGGTATTCTCAAGGATTTTTCCGCTAATTTTCGCATGGGTCATGGCCCCTTTGTGGTGCTGGAAGGGGATGAGTATGATACGGCTTTTTTTGACAAAGGCTCAAAATTTCTGCATTTTACTCCCCACAGGGCTATTCTGACGGGTATAGAATTTGACCATGCGGATATTTTTGAGGATCTTCTTGCCGTAGAAAAGACTTTTACCGCATTTGTGAAGGGGCTGGCCCCGGATGCCCTGCTGGTGAGCTGCAAGGATTCATCTTCTGCGGAAAAAGTTCTTGCCCAGAGTGGTCTGGGGCCGGACAGGATACGACGTTTTGGCAGAGGCCCTTCAGGGCCGGGCTGGTCTGTGGGGGATCTTGAGATCGCTTCCCCTGTGGAGCGTTTTTCCATATTCCGTGACGGTGAATTTTTTAGCCGCATGGAAACAATTCTTCCCGGTGAACACAATCGTATGAATATCCTTGCCGTAGCTGCTGTGGCCGAAAGCCTTGGCATTGACGGAAAAACCCTTGCTTCGGCGGTGGCTTCCTTTACCGGGGTGAAACGCAGGCAGGAGATTCGGGGGACAGAAGGCGGCATTATGCTGGTGGATGATTTTGCCCATCATCCCACAGCCGTGCGGGAAACCCTGAAGGCGCTTCGGCCCCATGCCGCAGGAAGACTCATTGCCGTGTTTGAGCCCAGAACCAACACCAGTATGCGAAGGGTATTTCAGCAGGCCTATGCCGAAAGCTTTGGTGATGCGGATCTTGTCTGTATAAGGGAAATTCCCTGTCCGGAAAAGGTGGATGAAAAAGAGCGGTTTTCCGCAGAAAGTCTTGTGCAGGATCTCAGGCTGAAGGGGCTTTGCGCCCAAAGCTTTGATGATGCTTCAGGTATTGTGGATTTTCTTGCCGGAGAAGCCAGACCCGGTGATCTTGTGCTTGTGATGTCCAATGGTGGATTTGAAAACATCCATTCCCGGTTGCTGGAGGCCTTTTCTAAGCGGTAA
- a CDS encoding Hsp70 family protein, with translation MTLPSYVVGIDLGTSNTVVAYAPLQEVQDEAPEFSILDIPQINGPGVVESAGVLPSFLYIPEEREAEQMILPWGGTGPVVGIHARERGAEVPGRQIASSKSWLCSDLVDREGPVLPWESEDVEADQRLSPVAASAAILAHVRAAWNHHFREKGPEGRLENQEIFLTVPASFDAVARDLTVRAAREAGLERLVLLEEPQAAFYAWIAARKEAWREHVQAGDTLLVCDVGGGTSDFSLIRVQDAEGRLELERIAVGKHLLVGGDNMDLTLAYHVAAGLAAKNRALDAWQMRGMIQRCRQVKESLLENPEKGSLAVSIAGRGSGLIAGTIKSEVAYEEVQKLIMAGFFPECGADSRPVQPEGSGLSEFGLGYEADPAITRHLAAFLAETGASPSAVLFNGGVMKPAMLRQRVRDVMASWQNGTEVRELVNEAGDRAVALGAAYYGWARRGKGIRIRSGLNRTYYIGVAASMPAVPGIPMPKKALCIAPFGMEEGTEVSLRDKTYMLSVGVPASFELLASTTRKEDAPGSVVEDWQGAITPVTRIETLLEGEAEARIPVTLAVRATEVGTLEFFCVSTRDEKTWDLAFQVREARS, from the coding sequence GTGACCCTTCCTTCCTATGTGGTCGGCATTGACCTTGGAACTTCCAATACGGTGGTGGCTTATGCGCCTTTACAGGAGGTGCAGGATGAGGCACCGGAATTTTCCATACTTGATATTCCCCAGATTAACGGACCCGGCGTGGTGGAAAGTGCAGGTGTACTGCCTTCTTTTCTTTACATCCCCGAAGAGCGGGAAGCAGAACAGATGATCCTGCCCTGGGGCGGAACAGGCCCTGTGGTGGGCATCCATGCCCGGGAAAGGGGGGCTGAAGTTCCCGGCAGACAGATTGCCAGCAGCAAGTCCTGGCTGTGCAGCGATCTTGTGGATAGGGAAGGTCCCGTCCTTCCATGGGAATCCGAAGATGTGGAAGCTGACCAGAGACTTTCTCCAGTGGCGGCATCCGCAGCCATACTCGCCCATGTCAGGGCGGCATGGAATCATCATTTCAGGGAAAAGGGGCCGGAAGGCCGTTTAGAGAATCAGGAAATTTTTCTGACCGTTCCCGCATCCTTTGATGCCGTGGCAAGGGATCTTACCGTACGGGCTGCCCGTGAAGCCGGGCTGGAACGCCTTGTGCTGCTGGAAGAACCTCAGGCGGCCTTTTATGCCTGGATTGCCGCCAGAAAAGAGGCATGGCGGGAGCATGTGCAGGCGGGGGACACCCTTCTGGTCTGCGATGTGGGCGGTGGTACCAGCGACTTTTCCCTGATCCGGGTACAGGATGCAGAGGGCAGGCTGGAGCTGGAGCGCATAGCCGTTGGCAAACACCTTCTGGTGGGTGGCGACAACATGGATTTAACCCTTGCCTACCATGTGGCCGCAGGCCTTGCGGCAAAAAACAGGGCTTTGGATGCCTGGCAGATGCGTGGGATGATCCAGCGTTGCAGGCAGGTCAAGGAAAGCCTTCTGGAAAATCCTGAAAAGGGGAGTCTTGCCGTAAGTATAGCAGGCCGGGGAAGTGGCCTCATTGCAGGAACCATTAAATCGGAAGTGGCCTATGAAGAGGTGCAGAAGCTCATCATGGCGGGCTTTTTTCCAGAGTGCGGGGCGGATTCCAGGCCCGTGCAGCCCGAAGGTTCCGGCTTGAGTGAATTCGGCCTTGGATATGAGGCTGATCCTGCCATTACCCGCCATCTTGCGGCTTTCTTAGCGGAAACCGGTGCCAGTCCTTCTGCCGTTCTTTTCAATGGCGGGGTGATGAAGCCTGCCATGCTGCGTCAGCGGGTCCGGGATGTGATGGCTTCATGGCAGAATGGCACAGAGGTGAGGGAGCTTGTCAATGAAGCCGGAGACCGTGCCGTAGCCCTTGGGGCAGCCTATTATGGCTGGGCAAGGCGGGGAAAAGGTATCCGTATCCGCAGCGGCCTTAACCGTACATATTATATCGGTGTGGCAGCGTCCATGCCTGCTGTACCGGGAATTCCCATGCCCAAAAAAGCCCTCTGCATTGCGCCTTTTGGCATGGAAGAGGGAACGGAGGTCAGCCTGAGGGATAAAACCTATATGCTCAGCGTTGGCGTGCCTGCCTCCTTTGAACTGCTGGCTTCCACCACGAGAAAGGAAGATGCCCCCGGTTCTGTTGTTGAGGACTGGCAGGGGGCCATCACGCCTGTGACCCGCATTGAAACCCTGCTGGAGGGGGAAGCTGAGGCAAGGATTCCCGTAACCCTTGCCGTGCGTGCCACGGAGGTGGGAACCCTGGAGTTTTTCTGTGTTTCCACCAGGGATGAAAAAACCTGGGATCTTGCCTTTCAGGTCCGGGAAGCCCGGTCCTGA
- a CDS encoding Hsp70 family protein, whose protein sequence is MQTSQPAFVVGIDLGTTNSAVSFVDLREASRDIKSFPVSQLTGAGVFAPNSVLPSFLYIPGSHEMDMEAITHPWPKSTDIFAGVFARDYGGKVPARMVVSAKSWLCHDQVDRRAAILPWGAPKEVPKLSPIEATAHYLSHIRSAWNVFHAKDPDCHLEHQKVTITVPASFDEVAREMTLEAARNAGLPRVTLLEEPLAAFYSWLLRHEKNWMDFIKPGELVLVCDMGGGTTDFTLISLKESEDGGSPRFERLAVGEHLILGGDNVDLALARLVEMKLGKGDISLSGDRWKILCHLCRSAKENLLDGKKEKERITLVGEGRKLIGDTLSTFLEKDEVERVVLEGFFPNTGPDDLKREKPVMGGVTEFGLPYAQDPALTRHMAAFLHGHKDEVDRRMQRTPRPDHILFNGGALKPLVIRDRIRSSIPALFGLSPDEVPVELENPAPDLAVSLGAAYYGLVKSGMGVKVGSGSPRSYYVGIAVGEKRKALCLVERGLDEGSTIDLPQSRFEVQANQPVQFDVFASSFRSGDKAGDLVDIDDSLASLPPLRTLIRFGKKDEARNIPVHMAAAYTEMGSLALWCRSEITDHRWELSFQLRQQVQAYVPENRETVDADRIDSAVCAALMAFEDAGGVDNPVREISAIVLLSKNQWPLDLLRKISDALIAEPDLRTISPAHETRWLNLLGFCLRPGTGEAFDEERIRKLWKIYRDGPVFANKAQNRNEWWILWRRVAAGLGPGRQRQILQDLSPLLFPKSKGKKAPISQEMVEIWSAIANMEHLSVQDKTRCATTLFPGLNPRKTPERLFWAFSRLCSRNMLYGPADRVLPPSVITGWVEALMDMPWTDPEAGASVLIPMARMTGDRVRDLSPELRQKLVAELGMNQDAEKRQALTCLGAVVPMEQQEEKAMFGESLPPGLRMMVEV, encoded by the coding sequence ATGCAGACCAGCCAACCCGCCTTTGTGGTGGGCATAGACCTCGGAACCACCAATTCTGCAGTATCCTTTGTGGATCTCAGGGAGGCTTCCCGCGATATAAAAAGCTTTCCCGTATCCCAGCTCACGGGTGCAGGTGTTTTTGCCCCTAACAGCGTACTGCCTTCTTTTTTGTATATTCCGGGCTCCCACGAAATGGATATGGAGGCCATCACCCACCCATGGCCGAAATCCACGGATATTTTTGCAGGTGTTTTTGCAAGGGATTACGGCGGGAAAGTACCTGCCCGGATGGTGGTATCCGCCAAAAGCTGGCTCTGTCATGATCAGGTGGACCGCAGGGCGGCCATTCTGCCCTGGGGGGCTCCTAAGGAAGTGCCTAAACTCTCTCCCATAGAGGCCACGGCTCATTATCTCTCCCATATCCGCAGTGCCTGGAATGTTTTCCATGCCAAAGATCCGGACTGCCATCTGGAACACCAGAAAGTAACCATCACCGTTCCAGCCTCCTTTGACGAGGTGGCTCGGGAAATGACCCTTGAAGCCGCAAGAAACGCAGGGCTTCCTCGGGTGACCTTGCTGGAGGAGCCTCTGGCTGCTTTTTATTCATGGCTGCTGCGCCATGAAAAAAACTGGATGGACTTCATTAAGCCCGGTGAACTGGTGCTGGTCTGCGACATGGGCGGCGGCACCACGGATTTTACCCTCATCAGCCTCAAGGAAAGCGAAGACGGAGGAAGTCCCCGCTTTGAGCGCCTTGCCGTGGGTGAGCATCTGATTCTGGGTGGGGACAACGTGGATCTGGCACTGGCCCGCCTGGTGGAGATGAAGCTTGGCAAAGGGGATATTTCCCTTTCGGGCGACCGCTGGAAGATTCTCTGTCACCTCTGCCGGTCAGCCAAGGAAAACCTGCTGGACGGTAAAAAAGAGAAGGAACGCATTACCCTTGTGGGGGAAGGTCGTAAACTCATAGGGGATACCCTTTCCACCTTTCTGGAAAAGGATGAGGTGGAAAGGGTGGTGCTGGAGGGCTTTTTCCCAAACACAGGCCCCGATGACCTGAAACGGGAAAAACCGGTGATGGGAGGTGTCACGGAATTCGGTCTTCCCTATGCCCAGGACCCGGCCCTGACCCGTCATATGGCCGCCTTTCTCCATGGTCATAAAGATGAGGTGGACAGGAGGATGCAGAGAACACCAAGGCCGGATCACATCCTCTTTAACGGGGGGGCCTTAAAGCCCCTTGTAATCCGTGACCGCATCCGCTCTTCCATTCCCGCCCTTTTCGGTCTTTCTCCGGATGAAGTTCCCGTGGAGCTGGAAAATCCCGCCCCGGATCTGGCCGTTTCTCTGGGTGCGGCCTATTACGGTCTGGTCAAATCCGGCATGGGCGTGAAGGTGGGCAGCGGCAGCCCCAGAAGCTACTATGTGGGTATTGCCGTGGGTGAGAAAAGAAAGGCGCTTTGCCTTGTGGAGAGGGGCTTAGATGAAGGAAGCACCATTGATCTTCCCCAGAGCCGTTTTGAGGTACAGGCCAATCAGCCGGTGCAGTTTGATGTTTTTGCCTCAAGCTTTCGTTCCGGAGATAAAGCCGGAGATCTTGTGGATATTGATGATTCACTGGCCTCCCTTCCCCCTTTGCGTACCCTCATCCGCTTCGGCAAAAAGGATGAAGCCCGGAACATTCCCGTTCACATGGCTGCGGCCTATACGGAAATGGGTTCCCTTGCCCTATGGTGCCGTTCGGAAATTACGGATCACAGATGGGAGCTTTCCTTCCAGCTTCGGCAGCAGGTGCAGGCTTATGTGCCGGAAAACAGGGAAACGGTGGATGCGGACCGCATAGATTCCGCCGTATGTGCAGCCCTCATGGCCTTTGAGGATGCAGGCGGTGTGGACAACCCCGTCCGGGAGATTTCAGCCATTGTTCTTTTATCGAAAAACCAGTGGCCTTTGGATCTTCTGAGGAAGATATCCGATGCCCTGATTGCGGAGCCGGATCTGCGGACCATATCTCCTGCCCATGAAACCCGCTGGTTGAACCTTCTGGGATTCTGTTTAAGGCCCGGCACGGGCGAGGCCTTTGATGAGGAGCGCATTAGAAAACTCTGGAAAATTTACAGGGACGGGCCTGTTTTTGCCAACAAAGCCCAGAACAGAAATGAATGGTGGATTCTGTGGCGCAGGGTGGCAGCAGGCCTTGGGCCGGGAAGACAGCGGCAGATTCTTCAGGATCTTTCGCCCCTGCTTTTTCCCAAAAGCAAAGGGAAAAAGGCCCCCATTTCCCAGGAGATGGTGGAAATCTGGTCCGCCATAGCCAATATGGAACACTTAAGTGTGCAGGATAAAACCCGCTGTGCCACAACCCTTTTTCCCGGGCTTAATCCGAGAAAAACACCGGAGCGTCTTTTCTGGGCCTTTTCAAGGCTCTGCAGCCGGAACATGCTTTATGGTCCGGCAGACCGGGTATTGCCCCCTTCTGTTATTACAGGCTGGGTGGAGGCCCTCATGGATATGCCATGGACGGACCCCGAGGCCGGGGCATCTGTGCTCATCCCCATGGCCCGCATGACGGGCGACAGGGTAAGGGATCTTTCCCCTGAACTGCGGCAGAAGCTTGTGGCTGAACTGGGCATGAATCAGGATGCGGAAAAGAGGCAGGCCCTGACCTGCCTTGGGGCCGTAGTACCCATGGAACAGCAGGAGGAAAAGGCCATGTTCGGAGAATCCCTGCCGCCGGGTCTGCGGATGATGGTTGAGGTATAG